The DNA window AGGCAGTGTCAAACTAAGAGAGGCGTTTAAAGCAGATAAGAGGCTATTAGGAAACACTCAGTAGTGACACAGAACACATTATTAGCACCACAACGTGCTGAAGTGTTActattgcctttttttcttcaagacACTGCACCGAAACTGCGAAAAGAACCGCTCAGTCGGTGTGATGCATCTGGGTTTAATGATACAGCCcagaaatgcaaataatatCAACGCTTACCATTTTCAacagaagaaagagcaaaaatagACATTGTTGCGTGGTAACTACCATCCACGTAAAACCCccccaaaacaaaagaaaacataaaatacagtaCAAACATCCCTCTGAAACTACTGATTACAACACGGCCTTCACAGTTCAGTCAAACTCTTGGTTATTTCTgagtaaaagaaacaaaaaaagaaaaaaaaaacaacaataacaattacAGCAACTTACCCAAAAGTTATCTTTAAATTGTAATGTCATCTTGGCagcaggttaaaaacaaaataagaagtCCCAGGTGGAAAAACCAACTTTAAGCCACTTTTCTACCTCCTGGCAGCGGAGCAGGCTGTTGCTCAGAGCGAGTAAAACAGACCGACACGCTTTCAGGAAGCAAGTTTTCATACAGCCACTCTCACTCACTTactcatttgatttaaatgaggAAGAGCTGCAATATGTCAGTAGTTGCCACAGCTGTGCTGATAAGTGAACCTCCAGCTGATGccattaaagaaacaaaactcctCCATAAATGTGACCACGCTTTTGGTTCTGAACACCGACAAGATGCCTCCTGGTAGGCAGCTGTTTAAAAACTATAAGTTTGCGCAGCAAGGGTACATTCATCTAGGAAGCGAACTAAATAACGGACATTTCCTATAAAATTATGCAATACGGCATCTAACCACATGTCACGTTTTGGAAGGCTTCCAACGGTTTGCTGGTACTCTTTTCTTGCGTATGTGATTGACTCAGTATATATTTGGTCATTTAGTGATGCAAATGATGTAGACGTGGACCATGACTAACACAACACAGGAAACAGACCACAGTGCATTACATCTGTGCGAAAACATATGAGGGCACTCTACAAGAAACACGGGAGTCACAGCTCGTCGTGCGATACGTGCAGCTGCCTGCCATAGTCCGTAACTTCACTGTTCATGAAAGTTTCTTGGTTCTTCAAAACTTCTGCCTCGGAGATCCGTCCGTCTCCATCGTGGTCCATTTCCTTGATGAGGTGAAGGGCCTGTTGATGGCGGGAGAAACAACCTGTACGTTAGGTTCATTCGTGTTCAGACACGCTCAAAGTGTTAACTGTTTTTAGTTATATTATGAACATGGACTTTTGCTTCACATCCAAACCAGAGGTGTAGGGATTACAACCAGTTTTATACACAGTCCCCTATTTTTGAGTGTTTAATTCGTTCTGAACCATCTGCAGACGAGGACTACTCGACTATCACCGAAGAATGGGATTTGTCGGTTTGTCAAAGCATCTGTCTTCAACTGTTGTTTGTTGGTGGGTCTTTCTGCCTGCTGTTTTGTCTTCAACAAGTGAAACGAAGCTCAGTCTGGTAAAAACCAGGTGACTCAGCGGTGGCAGAAtatttctctatttttctttccaaaactCCTGGGTTTCCTACCCAGTGACTTGGGTTTTGGGTGACTGTGCACCTGTACTGGGAAGAACCGCTTCAGAATTCATTTGGCTGCTTCTGTCTTCAGTCACATCATTAATAGACACCGGTCGGCCATGCATCACACGGCCCGCACCGTGTTTTACACACGAGATGTTCAGGCATCTTAAGCATCTTCAACTGTTCAAAGATATTTTGTTCCAGAGCTACTCTGTACGGTAAGAGAGAGATGATGGAGAAATGTCCCACAGTCAACTATCTAGTTACAAACAAATCACAGGTGTATAAACACGTTTGTAATCCCTGCACTTTTCCTAAAGTTTGGATGTGAGTACCCTCAAATGAAAGGGTTAATGGACATCACTGCATATCATACCATATCATAATTGCTGAAGGAGCTATTTGAGATTTAATCAgatttctgtgttatttttattttatcgaTCATATCAACAAAATCAGGACACAATTGGGGAAGTCCTACTTCTTCTCTGGCTGAGCCGTAGCTATTGGGCGCGACCCAGCGGAGCTGCTCCTCTCGATTCAGCTTGCCGTCCTTATCTTGATCATAGAGTTCTTTAAATCGGACCGTTTCCTCAATCTCCCACTGCGAAGGCGAATCGTctgttacacaaacacacacaaaaaaaaaaaaaaaatgttacgtCAATGAcaaatactgagaaaaaaatagactGCTATTTCTGTCTCAAACTAATGTCTGTGACCTTACCCTCACCGCGAACGTCTCCAATAAACTCCCCCAGAGTGATGAATCCATCTTTATCTGTATCATATTCACTCAATACGTCCTCGATGGCAAAATCCTATTAGAACCAGAGGGTAAATCATTCAATTTTAACGTGAAACAATAACCGTAGTCTCGTAACTGATGGAGAAGTGCATTATCATATCAGGTTGTGCAGGAGTATATGTAACTTGTCTCACAGCCATGTGATCCACTTCAGAGGGGTGGGTGAAGGCCAGAAACTCTGTCACGTTAAGACCAGGAGCGCCATCCACGTTGGCAAAATCAAAGCGCCTCCTCTCCTTCAGGTGGagctgacagaaacacaagacagtgtcaaggttttacagacagataaacagataaattagGTTGTGGCATGATGCGTCAGAGGGGAGTTACATTTCGAACAGACTCTTGCTCTGGATCTTCCAGAACGGCACTGTCATCAAAACTAATAAGCTGATCGTGAGCGACCATGTTGTACTCCTCCCACGTTACGACGCCGTCTTTGTCGGCGTCAAACTCAGGGAAGCGCTCCTCTGCGTCTTCCAGGGCATATTTTCTGTAGACGTGCTGGATCCAGAGAGTGATCTCTTCTGTGGAGGGACACAGCAGAAGGCCAGTGTGACatttaatcaaatgtgtttaatttcGCCTTTACTGAATGTGAAGTTACCTTCACTCAGCAGATTGTCTCCGTTCGTGTCAATCCTCTCCACAATTTCCATCATCTTCAACCTCAGATCTGCTGGGCTGAGTTTCTTAATCTCCTCTGTGTTCTGGATGAGATAATAGTGTGCAGGTTGCTGAATGAAGAGTGGCAACAAACAGGACGAAAGAAGATGAATAAAGACAATAAGAATAAAGACCTCATCTCCCAGCAGGACACTCATGTCGTGTTCAGGGTTGTGCTGCTGGCCATTATAGTGATCCTCATGATGTTTATGAGAGCTCCATCCAAACCCAAACTGAAGCACCAGCAACACCAACAATGGAGTAGATGTCATCTGTTGGGTGATGAGTCAAAAACCATTACAACCAAATGTGTCACAAATGCAACTGTGCTACCTGGTGGCCAGCTGGTGGAAGTTAACACACAAAACTAATAATTTATCGCTGCTTCTGAGAAGATGAGACCGGCACGAAAAGGGAAACGTCCTGGTAGAAATGTATTAAGTTGCCGAAATGGTAATTAGATGCCGTTTAGGATCATCTGTTTGAGAAAGAGAATTAAACACATACAGGTTTAGAGGTGAAGATCAGCAGTGTTAGCGACAACAAGCAACACGATACAGTACAAACGCCGTTAAAGACAAGAATAGAATAATGAAACTATAGCAAAACAGATAAAGTTTGATAAAGGAGGGTGTTAGTGTCATTACCGTGAAAAGTTATCCTACAAATGTTTACGCCGATGTCATCCGTCTTACCGCCATACGGCACTTCCGGTCATaaacttcaaaataagagttgaTGCTTGGTCAACAATGTGTGTAAATATTAAACAGACCTTTATACTACTATGTAGTTTCAGTTACGAACAATATCAATAAGTAAAGCACAAGGTTTCTGTAGTTGTAAACATTATAATCATTAAATGCAATAGAAACATTAAATGACTTTATATGGAGTGGATAATGATGAGCATTGGACAAgtcatgtgcaacacaatacatgcttgaaattaccttcctcaaaggccaacggtgcagcagctaaacaaaaaatgtaaacaaaaatgtgcaaacgttgagaatatataaaatctaCAAAACATATATGCcctgtatatacaaagtagactAAAGACAAGTGTATAACAATACAATATACAAAAAGTGGTTGATGCAACAATGAGTTGAGTAGTGCAGAAAAGAATGGGTGGAGTGAATTAAATTATGTGCAAAAGACAATAGAAACGTTGCATTTAAATTGTAATAGTGGTtaacaatatataaaaagacaACTACAAAAGAATTTGAGATATGTGTTACAATATGTATTCAATACTTCTATTTGTCTTGcgacttgtttttattttacttacacAAGATATAATCATCTACCAGGAATTAACTTCTGGTACTTGGATGGGTTTTACTTGGACAATTCTGTGTGATTCGTATAAAGTAGCAGTAGAGcataacagaaaaatacttaaaatggACCCACttcacaggacaaaaacaaataacaagtGTATAGCTGAAGAAGTAGTGAGCAGAATAATGTAATGTGTTGTATTCCGATCAAAATTGGCGCAATATTTAAATTGTTgcttaaattgttgttttgatgttttatgGAGACGCGTTTGACTccaaaatggttttatttttaaagtagaTTATATTCTCTAGTTGTTTTCCGGTGATTTGAAAACGACTTGACGCCACATTGTGAACTCAACCTAACATTCACGGAGGTCCCGCCCCCTCGCACTGGTTGCCATGGTAGACCATTTGAAGCCCCGCCCAGTACAAATCTTTCCCACCCGATGACCCAAATTATTCACGTCGTGATTGGCTGGAGAGAATTTGTGCGCTCCATCGCTGTGCGCCTATTGGCCAACCGCGACACCAGTCAATAATGGAAACTCGCCAGACTTCCTGCTTCTGTTAGGTTGTCCTCCCTGTCATGTATTTATCTGACATGTTCTTCCATCACCTCTGACAACGACACAACTTTAACCGTAgacctttgttttcttttttactaaGCGTTTAACATAAGGCGGGCCGATGTCCAAAGACAACCGCCACGATGGCCGACGCCGCGGAGCCGGGCAGCACCGCCTCGGCCCGAGAGTTAGCCAAGGCGGGGACGGGAGGGAGAGGTCTGGTAGCAACAGCTCAGGCTCCTcgcatggaggaggaaaaaacaagaatGCATCAATAACGGCTTTGAAGGTACGTATCGAGAAATAACTCTTCGCAAGTGAAATATGCCAGTTAAACGTTAAAATCCCGAAGCAATCCTTGCTAGCTAACTTAGAGCTAAATAACTGCATAACTGCACTGAGACTGTGATAACCTGGCTAACAGTACTTGCCAAAAATGACAATTTTAGGTGGCcttacattttttgttattaGATGCCATTAAGGAAGGATAAAACACCCCTACCTTAATTACGTCTTTTGTTTACCACAAACAATCCTGTAGTTTCACCCATGGGTGTCAGATTTGACAGAAAATGACAGTCAATGATgagatttttatgtttatttctaaATCACAATTGAGGCAGGAACATTAAAGTGGGTGTTAAATTAAAGTAACACAAGAGAAATTGTGTCTTTGTCAGTGTGTATTGTTGTCCCCTACTTGTGCAACTCCTTCTTGCAGACTTTTTCCAAGTTTGCACCATTTGCATTCAGCCAAACCATGTGGGTTTGTGTGCGCCTTGTTACCCAGCAGCCCGTGAATCATTGCACGCGGAGCCCGACCAAATCCA is part of the Mugil cephalus isolate CIBA_MC_2020 chromosome 10, CIBA_Mcephalus_1.1, whole genome shotgun sequence genome and encodes:
- the rcn2 gene encoding reticulocalbin-2, giving the protein MTSTPLLVLLVLQFGFGWSSHKHHEDHYNGQQHNPEHDMSVLLGDENTEEIKKLSPADLRLKMMEIVERIDTNGDNLLSEEEITLWIQHVYRKYALEDAEERFPEFDADKDGVVTWEEYNMVAHDQLISFDDSAVLEDPEQESVRNLHLKERRRFDFANVDGAPGLNVTEFLAFTHPSEVDHMADFAIEDVLSEYDTDKDGFITLGEFIGDVRGEDDSPSQWEIEETVRFKELYDQDKDGKLNREEQLRWVAPNSYGSAREEALHLIKEMDHDGDGRISEAEVLKNQETFMNSEVTDYGRQLHVSHDEL